The following are encoded in a window of Candidatus Microthrix parvicella Bio17-1 genomic DNA:
- the kdpB gene encoding potassium-transporting ATPase subunit KdpB has protein sequence MTATIVPPPQPPSPDDAVPHDPADTRHRAKASVLDRSIIGPALRGSVVKLDPRAMAKNPVMFVVEVGAVLSTVLLFAGMGTSSASENTFNVIVTVVLWFTVLFANFAEAMAEGRGKAQAASLRATRQETSARRRNADGSISDVASTDLDIGDEVVVVAGEVIPGDGDIVEGIATVDESAITGESAPVVRESGGDRSAVTGGTKVLSDEIVVRISTRPGESFLDRMIALVEGAERQKTPNEVALGILLSGLTIIFLLAVVTLQPFATYSGDRQSLIVLTALLVCLIPTTIGGLLSSIGIAGMDRLVQRNVLAMSGRAVEAAGDVSTLLLDKTGTITFGNRRASRFVPVHGVDEVELAEAALVTSLADETPEGRSIVDLAAEQFQLSAELEAGAELVPFTAQTRMSGVDLVDGRRLRKGAADSVRRWVEEQAGTTPPELVAHVADISNSGGTPLVVVDGPRVLGVVHLKDVVKPGMRERFDELRALGIRTVMITGDNPLTAKAIAAEAGVDDFLAEATPEQKMELIRAEQAGGRLVAMTGDGTNDAPALAAADVGVAMNTGTQAAKEAGNMVDLDSNPTKLIEIVEIGKQLLITRGSLTTFSIANDVAKYFAIIPAMFLVAYPQLDALNIMGLGSARSAILSAVIFNALIIVALIPLALRGVRFRAVGAAEVLRRNMAIYGLGGLIAPFIGIKAIDLIITTLGVS, from the coding sequence CCGGCCGACACTCGGCATCGGGCCAAGGCCTCGGTGCTCGATCGATCGATCATCGGTCCCGCCCTTCGCGGCAGCGTGGTCAAACTCGACCCCCGGGCGATGGCCAAAAACCCGGTGATGTTCGTCGTCGAGGTGGGTGCTGTGCTCTCCACCGTCCTGCTGTTCGCCGGCATGGGCACCTCGTCTGCGTCGGAGAACACCTTCAACGTCATCGTCACCGTGGTGCTGTGGTTCACCGTGCTGTTTGCCAACTTCGCCGAGGCAATGGCCGAGGGCCGCGGCAAGGCGCAGGCGGCCAGCCTGCGGGCCACCCGTCAGGAGACCTCGGCGCGGCGCCGCAACGCCGATGGCAGCATCTCCGATGTGGCCTCGACCGATCTCGACATCGGCGACGAGGTGGTCGTGGTGGCCGGTGAGGTGATCCCCGGGGACGGCGACATCGTGGAAGGCATCGCAACCGTCGACGAGTCGGCCATCACCGGCGAGTCGGCGCCGGTGGTGCGCGAGTCGGGCGGCGACCGCTCGGCGGTCACCGGCGGCACCAAGGTGCTCTCCGACGAGATCGTCGTGCGCATCTCGACCCGTCCGGGTGAATCCTTCCTCGACCGGATGATCGCCCTGGTCGAGGGTGCCGAACGCCAGAAGACCCCCAATGAGGTGGCGCTCGGCATCCTGCTGTCGGGCCTGACGATCATCTTTCTGCTGGCGGTGGTCACGCTGCAGCCCTTCGCCACCTACTCGGGCGACAGGCAGTCGCTGATCGTGCTCACCGCGCTGCTGGTGTGTCTGATCCCCACCACGATCGGTGGCCTGCTGTCGTCGATCGGCATCGCCGGCATGGACCGGTTGGTGCAGCGCAACGTGCTGGCCATGTCCGGCCGGGCCGTCGAGGCGGCAGGCGACGTGTCGACGCTGCTGTTGGACAAGACGGGCACGATCACCTTCGGCAACCGCCGGGCCAGCCGGTTCGTGCCGGTGCACGGCGTCGATGAGGTTGAGCTGGCAGAGGCGGCGCTGGTGACCAGCCTGGCCGACGAGACCCCGGAGGGTCGCTCGATCGTCGACCTGGCCGCCGAGCAGTTTCAGCTGTCCGCCGAGCTGGAGGCGGGCGCCGAACTGGTGCCATTCACAGCCCAGACCCGCATGAGCGGCGTCGACCTCGTCGACGGTCGCCGGCTGCGCAAGGGCGCCGCCGACTCGGTGCGCCGTTGGGTGGAGGAGCAGGCGGGTACGACGCCCCCGGAGCTGGTCGCCCACGTCGCCGACATCTCCAACTCGGGCGGAACCCCGCTGGTGGTGGTCGATGGCCCCCGGGTGCTGGGCGTGGTGCACCTCAAAGACGTGGTCAAGCCCGGTATGCGTGAGCGGTTCGATGAGCTGCGGGCGCTCGGCATCCGCACGGTGATGATCACCGGCGACAACCCGCTGACCGCCAAGGCGATCGCCGCTGAAGCGGGCGTGGACGACTTCCTGGCCGAGGCGACCCCCGAGCAGAAGATGGAGCTGATCCGTGCCGAGCAGGCCGGCGGCCGGCTGGTGGCGATGACCGGGGACGGCACCAACGACGCGCCTGCGCTGGCTGCTGCCGACGTGGGGGTGGCGATGAACACCGGCACCCAGGCCGCAAAGGAGGCGGGCAACATGGTCGACCTGGACTCCAACCCCACCAAACTGATTGAGATCGTCGAGATCGGCAAGCAGCTGCTGATCACCCGGGGCTCGCTGACCACGTTCTCGATCGCCAACGACGTGGCCAAGTACTTCGCCATCATTCCGGCGATGTTCCTGGTGGCCTATCCCCAACTGGACGCCCTCAACATCATGGGCCTTGGCTCGGCCCGCTCGGCGATCCTGTCTGCGGTGATCTTCAATGCGCTGATCATCGTGGCACTCATCCCGCTGGCACTTCGCGGTGTGCGGTTTAGGGCGGTCGGCGCCGCCGAGGTGCTACGTCGCAACATGGCGATCTACGGGCTGGGCGGGCTGATCGCCCCATTCATCGGCATCAAAGCGATCGACCTGATCATCACCACCCTGGGAGTCTCCTGA